In one Streptomyces sp. NBC_00708 genomic region, the following are encoded:
- a CDS encoding multidrug efflux SMR transporter, which translates to MSWLLLLAAGLVEVAWSQSIKPTAGFTRPLPTLICFVLAAAAVYLLSLAMRNLPVGTAYAVFTGIGALGAITLGIVVHKDPVSAGRVAALALIVGGVALSRLTVQDA; encoded by the coding sequence GTGAGCTGGCTGCTGCTCCTCGCGGCGGGGCTGGTGGAGGTCGCCTGGTCGCAGAGCATCAAGCCCACGGCCGGCTTCACCCGCCCGCTGCCGACGCTGATCTGCTTCGTGCTGGCCGCCGCCGCGGTCTATCTGCTGTCGCTGGCGATGCGGAACCTGCCGGTCGGCACGGCGTACGCGGTCTTCACCGGGATCGGCGCCCTCGGTGCGATCACCCTGGGCATCGTCGTCCACAAGGACCCGGTGTCGGCGGGCCGCGTCGCCGCACTCGCCCTGATCGTCGGGGGCGTGGCGCTGTCCCGGCTAACCGTCCAGGACGCCTGA
- a CDS encoding MarR family transcriptional regulator, which produces MAPDDSTDALLDGLVRSAFQIMGVLTRIGAEHDLSLTQLRVLGIVRDRQPRMSDLAAFLGLDKSTLSGLIARAERRGLLARGTSPEDKRAVVVLITDEGRELIERLYAQGREELAPATDRLDPHRRRELAQLLEPMLSPPLPLTPRRPGGRSGVLDG; this is translated from the coding sequence ATGGCCCCCGACGACTCCACCGACGCCCTGCTGGACGGCCTGGTCCGCAGCGCCTTCCAGATCATGGGCGTGCTCACGCGGATCGGCGCCGAGCACGATCTGTCCCTCACGCAGCTGCGCGTCCTCGGCATCGTGCGGGACCGGCAGCCCCGTATGAGCGATCTGGCGGCCTTCCTCGGCCTGGACAAGTCGACCCTGTCCGGCCTGATCGCCCGCGCCGAGCGCCGGGGCCTGCTGGCCCGGGGCACCAGCCCCGAGGACAAGCGCGCCGTGGTCGTCCTGATCACCGACGAGGGGCGCGAGCTCATCGAACGGCTCTACGCGCAGGGGCGGGAGGAGCTGGCACCGGCCACCGACCGGCTCGACCCGCACCGGCGCCGCGAGCTGGCGCAGCTCCTGGAGCCCATGCTCTCCCCGCCCCTGCCGCTCACCCCCCGGCGCCCCGGCGGCCGGTCAGGCGTCCTGGACGGTTAG
- a CDS encoding zinc-binding alcohol dehydrogenase family protein produces the protein MHAAVITAHGAPPVYREHPEPVARGEHEMVVDVLAAGLHHLTRSKAEGTHYSATGVFPIVPGVDAVVREPSGRLRYAILDDTDLGTFAERTVIDVRRSIVLPGNADPVRIAAAMNPGMSSWVALRRRIAFREGQRVLVLGATGSAGRMAVQIAKRFGAAEVFAAGRNAARLAELPALGADRVLTFDKIDAAADADVVLDFVWGEPAAGAMLPLLTARADRSAPLTWVQIGSMAGPTAPIPSAALRKARLEIVGSGIGSLSPRDFLAELPELAAAVTEGALDVRARAVEPAGIAQAWNDHRSDERLVLVP, from the coding sequence ATGCACGCAGCAGTCATCACGGCGCACGGCGCCCCGCCCGTCTACCGCGAACACCCCGAACCCGTGGCCCGGGGCGAGCACGAGATGGTCGTGGACGTCCTCGCGGCGGGCCTGCACCACCTCACCCGCTCCAAGGCCGAGGGCACCCACTACTCGGCCACCGGCGTCTTCCCGATCGTGCCCGGCGTGGACGCCGTCGTCCGCGAGCCCTCGGGCCGGCTGCGCTACGCGATCCTGGACGACACGGACCTCGGCACCTTCGCCGAGCGCACCGTGATCGACGTACGCCGCAGCATCGTCCTCCCCGGCAACGCGGACCCGGTCCGGATCGCCGCGGCGATGAACCCGGGCATGTCCTCCTGGGTCGCGCTGCGCCGCCGCATCGCCTTCCGGGAGGGGCAGCGCGTCCTCGTCCTCGGCGCCACCGGGAGCGCCGGACGCATGGCCGTCCAGATCGCCAAGCGGTTCGGCGCGGCGGAGGTCTTCGCCGCCGGCCGGAACGCCGCCCGGCTCGCCGAGCTGCCCGCCCTCGGCGCGGACCGCGTGCTCACCTTCGACAAGATCGACGCCGCGGCCGACGCCGACGTCGTCCTCGACTTCGTCTGGGGCGAGCCCGCCGCGGGCGCCATGCTTCCCCTTCTCACCGCGCGCGCCGACCGCTCCGCCCCGCTCACCTGGGTGCAGATCGGCTCCATGGCGGGCCCGACCGCACCGATCCCCTCGGCGGCGCTGCGCAAGGCCCGGCTGGAGATCGTCGGCAGCGGCATCGGCTCGCTCTCCCCCCGCGACTTCCTCGCCGAACTCCCGGAACTGGCCGCGGCGGTGACCGAAGGCGCCCTCGACGTCCGCGCGCGGGCCGTGGAACCGGCCGGGATCGCGCAGGCGTGGAACGACCACCGCAGCGACGAACGCCTCGTCCTCGTTCCGTAG
- a CDS encoding class I SAM-dependent methyltransferase, whose protein sequence is MPEITAPAPRDDQPEDSRRERLRRTFDEDAELYDRARPGYPAALYDDLAELAGARAGSRVLEVGCGTGQATVPLAGRGCRITAVEAGPSMAAVARRNLAGARGVEVVTAEFESWPLPPEPYDTVLAVTSFHWIDPAVRVPRAADALRPGGALAVVRTQHVAGGTEEFFVDVQRCYERFDPDTKPGTRPPVAGEVGNVDHAEEVARSGRFGPTVFRRYEHDVTYTAAEYLDVLRTYSGHRALPDAARRGLLSSIAELIDGRYGGRVTKRYLIELGVSRRR, encoded by the coding sequence ATGCCCGAAATCACCGCACCCGCGCCACGCGACGACCAGCCCGAGGACTCCCGGCGGGAGCGGCTGCGGCGGACGTTCGACGAGGACGCGGAGCTGTACGACCGGGCCCGGCCGGGGTATCCGGCGGCGCTCTACGACGACCTCGCGGAACTCGCCGGGGCCCGCGCCGGCAGCCGCGTACTGGAGGTGGGGTGCGGGACCGGGCAGGCGACGGTCCCGCTGGCCGGGCGGGGCTGCCGGATCACGGCCGTCGAGGCGGGGCCGAGCATGGCCGCGGTCGCCCGGCGCAACCTGGCCGGGGCGCGGGGCGTGGAGGTGGTGACGGCCGAGTTCGAGAGCTGGCCGCTGCCCCCGGAGCCGTACGACACCGTGCTCGCGGTGACCTCGTTCCACTGGATCGACCCGGCGGTGCGTGTGCCCAGGGCCGCCGACGCGCTGCGGCCCGGCGGGGCGCTCGCCGTGGTGCGTACGCAGCATGTGGCGGGCGGCACCGAGGAGTTCTTCGTGGACGTCCAGCGTTGCTACGAGCGGTTCGACCCGGACACGAAGCCCGGGACGCGGCCCCCGGTGGCCGGCGAGGTCGGCAACGTGGACCACGCGGAGGAGGTGGCCCGCAGCGGCCGCTTCGGGCCCACGGTCTTCCGCCGCTACGAGCACGACGTCACGTACACCGCGGCGGAGTACCTGGACGTGCTGCGGACGTACTCGGGCCACCGCGCGCTCCCGGACGCCGCCCGGCGCGGGCTGCTGTCGTCCATCGCGGAGCTGATCGACGGGCGGTACGGGGGCCGGGTGACGAAGCGCTACCTCATCGAGCTGGGGGTCTCCCGCAGGCGGTAG
- a CDS encoding beta-lactamase family protein has product MTKPFVATVVLQLVGEHRVALDAPVGRYLPDVVRDHPGTWRGVTVRRLLQHTSGLPDYLDFLSPQDVLTDPLAHHETRDLVDLALDRPRTFRPGHGWDYSNTNYLLAGMVIEKVTGHPYGEEVRRRVIRPLGLEATTVPGNDPVIPGPHPRGYVRPGKDAPLMDATAINPSVAGASGEMVSSAADLNRFLAALVDGRLLEPAQLREMMRTRPAGDDRAYGLGLERRTLPCGGHYWGHGGDIFGFQTAGGATLDGRQTSVMVNLDPGGTDAQDDDIQAAVEAGLCEGR; this is encoded by the coding sequence ATGACCAAGCCCTTCGTGGCCACGGTGGTGCTCCAGCTGGTCGGTGAGCACCGCGTCGCCCTCGACGCGCCGGTGGGGCGCTACCTGCCGGACGTCGTCCGCGACCATCCGGGCACGTGGCGGGGCGTCACCGTACGCCGGCTGCTCCAGCACACCAGCGGGCTGCCGGACTATCTCGACTTCCTCAGCCCGCAGGACGTTCTGACGGACCCGCTCGCCCACCACGAGACGCGTGACCTGGTGGACCTGGCGCTCGACCGGCCCCGTACGTTCAGACCCGGCCACGGCTGGGACTACTCCAACACGAACTACCTGCTGGCCGGCATGGTCATCGAGAAGGTGACCGGGCACCCCTACGGCGAGGAGGTCCGCCGCCGCGTCATCCGGCCGCTCGGGCTTGAGGCGACCACTGTGCCCGGCAACGACCCGGTGATCCCCGGCCCGCATCCGCGCGGATACGTACGGCCGGGCAAGGACGCGCCGCTCATGGACGCCACCGCGATCAACCCGTCGGTCGCGGGCGCGTCCGGCGAGATGGTCTCCAGCGCCGCCGACCTCAACCGGTTCCTGGCCGCCCTCGTGGACGGCCGGCTGCTCGAACCGGCGCAGCTCAGGGAGATGATGCGGACCAGGCCGGCCGGTGACGACCGGGCGTACGGCCTCGGCCTGGAGCGCCGGACGCTCCCGTGCGGCGGGCACTACTGGGGCCACGGCGGCGACATCTTCGGCTTCCAGACCGCCGGCGGCGCCACCCTCGACGGCAGGCAGACCTCGGTCATGGTGAACCTCGACCCGGGCGGTACGGACGCCCAGGACGACGACATCCAGGCGGCCGTGGAGGCCGGGCTGTGCGAGGGCCGGTAG
- a CDS encoding alpha/beta hydrolase produces the protein MRTRHRGLAASLLVLALGATAVAPAVAATPSPAGDGPALTAAARQLRLPAPTGPYGVGESTLHLRDTGRADPYEPEAGGRELLASVFYPARAGSGVPAPYMSEKEAELLLASRGLGGLVEPGVVGATETHARLGAAPARGRFPLIVLSPGFGQSRFTLTSLAADLASRGYVVAAVDHAYESTATVFPGGRVLPCAACDFVDRTGDAGMAEVARGRAKDVSFLLDRLTGAHPAWRYAPMIDRRRVGMAGHSIGGDSAAATMAADGRVRAGVNMDGAFYEPVPGAGLNGRPFMVLGTDAQHAPGSTTDTTWDRDWPHLDGWKRWLTVAGAGHFTFTDMPVLGEELGIKDPSAPLAADRSSRITRDYVAAFFGLHLKGVPQPLLAGPTAANPEVSFRAP, from the coding sequence ATGAGAACTCGTCACCGCGGCCTGGCCGCCTCGCTCCTCGTCCTCGCCCTGGGGGCCACCGCCGTCGCCCCGGCCGTCGCCGCCACCCCGTCGCCCGCCGGGGACGGCCCCGCACTCACCGCCGCCGCCCGGCAGCTTCGGCTGCCCGCGCCGACCGGGCCGTACGGCGTCGGCGAGAGCACCCTGCACCTGCGGGACACCGGCCGCGCCGACCCGTACGAACCGGAGGCCGGCGGACGCGAGCTGCTGGCGTCCGTGTTCTACCCGGCACGGGCCGGGAGCGGGGTGCCCGCCCCGTACATGAGCGAGAAGGAAGCGGAACTGCTGCTGGCGTCCCGGGGGCTCGGCGGCCTGGTCGAGCCCGGGGTGGTCGGCGCCACCGAGACGCACGCGCGGCTGGGCGCGGCGCCCGCGCGCGGCCGGTTCCCGCTGATCGTGCTGTCGCCGGGCTTCGGGCAGAGCCGGTTCACGCTCACCTCCCTCGCGGCTGACCTGGCCTCACGCGGTTACGTCGTCGCGGCGGTGGACCACGCCTACGAGTCCACCGCGACCGTCTTCCCGGGCGGGCGCGTCCTGCCCTGCGCCGCCTGCGACTTCGTGGACCGGACCGGAGACGCGGGCATGGCGGAGGTCGCCCGGGGCCGGGCGAAGGACGTCTCGTTCCTGCTGGACCGGCTGACGGGCGCTCACCCCGCCTGGCGGTACGCCCCGATGATCGACCGGCGGCGCGTCGGCATGGCCGGGCACTCCATCGGCGGCGACTCCGCCGCGGCCACCATGGCCGCCGATGGACGGGTGCGCGCGGGCGTGAACATGGACGGCGCCTTCTACGAGCCGGTCCCCGGCGCGGGGCTGAACGGCCGGCCGTTCATGGTGCTCGGCACCGACGCCCAGCACGCCCCCGGCAGCACCACCGACACCACCTGGGACCGGGACTGGCCGCACCTGGACGGCTGGAAGCGGTGGCTCACCGTCGCCGGGGCGGGCCACTTCACCTTCACCGACATGCCGGTCCTCGGCGAGGAACTGGGGATCAAGGACCCCTCGGCACCGCTGGCCGCCGACCGTTCCAGCCGGATCACCCGCGACTACGTCGCCGCCTTCTTCGGCCTCCACCTCAAGGGCGTACCGCAGCCGCTGCTCGCCGGGCCGACGGCCGCCAACCCGGAGGTGTCGTTCCGGGCGCCGTGA
- a CDS encoding APC family permease, with translation MTLERPMYRVKRRLLGKPLTTARVGEEKLSNRTALGVLASDCISSSAYGSEEMLRVLVPVVGAAAFTLVMPVTGAILLVLLLLTVCYSDVVSIYTRAGGSYVVARENFGPNVAQVAAVALLVDYIVTVAVQVSAGTNALISLAHLAGNGWTGLDHLQLPVSVLVIVVLAYGNLRGIREAGRTFALPAYLFIAAMGLVFLVAAVRALLGELPHADLNAPGVVPVGTPGDGWLQGASLFIVARAFANGGSSLTGLEAISNGISAFREPQGRNARRTLIAMSCVLAVLVLGVSTLAHFTHAVPYTDGTPTVIAQEARLAFGNGTVGTLGLVLVQLATALVLYTGANTPFTGFPFLASFVAQDRFLPRVLTRRGHRLAFSNGIVTLSALSLALLLVTGANVDKLVALYAIGVFTAFTMAGAGLTAYHMRRSEPLRRAKITVNALAAAVSGAVVLIFAVTKFTEGAWLVVVVFPLGVWMLIRINREYRREAAALERLPPGADRPRTRRHQVFVLVETLDLATLKALRYAHELRPDTVRAVHFAIDEAHARRLSALWASTSATSVDLEVVACPDRRLRHAMRELAVRTTQDGETSLTVLVPRRLYANALGKLLHRGTGEKMSRTLEQLPHVAVTILPFNASHAMRALEAHHLPEVD, from the coding sequence ATGACCCTTGAACGGCCGATGTACCGCGTCAAACGGCGGCTCCTTGGCAAACCGCTCACCACCGCGCGCGTCGGTGAGGAGAAGCTGAGCAACCGGACGGCGCTCGGTGTGCTCGCGTCCGACTGCATCAGCTCGTCGGCCTACGGCTCCGAGGAGATGCTCCGGGTCCTCGTACCCGTCGTCGGAGCGGCCGCCTTCACGCTGGTCATGCCGGTGACCGGTGCGATCCTCCTGGTGCTGCTGCTTCTGACGGTCTGCTACAGCGATGTCGTCAGCATCTACACCCGGGCCGGCGGCTCCTATGTGGTGGCCCGGGAGAACTTCGGGCCGAACGTCGCCCAGGTCGCCGCCGTGGCCCTGCTGGTCGACTACATCGTCACGGTCGCCGTCCAGGTGTCGGCCGGCACGAACGCGCTGATCTCGCTCGCCCATCTGGCCGGCAACGGCTGGACGGGGCTCGACCATCTCCAGCTGCCGGTCTCCGTGCTGGTGATCGTGGTGCTCGCGTACGGGAATCTGCGCGGCATCCGCGAGGCGGGCCGGACGTTCGCGCTGCCCGCGTACCTCTTCATCGCCGCCATGGGTTTGGTCTTCCTCGTGGCGGCGGTCCGCGCGCTCCTGGGCGAACTGCCGCACGCCGACCTGAACGCCCCCGGTGTCGTGCCCGTGGGAACTCCCGGCGACGGCTGGCTCCAGGGTGCTTCGCTGTTCATCGTGGCGCGCGCCTTCGCCAACGGCGGCTCGTCCCTCACCGGCCTCGAAGCGATCTCGAACGGCATCTCGGCCTTCCGTGAACCCCAGGGCCGCAACGCCCGGCGCACCCTGATCGCCATGAGCTGCGTGCTCGCCGTCCTGGTCCTGGGCGTCTCCACGCTCGCGCACTTCACCCACGCCGTCCCGTACACCGACGGGACCCCCACCGTCATCGCGCAGGAGGCACGGCTCGCGTTCGGGAACGGAACGGTGGGGACGCTCGGGCTGGTCCTCGTCCAGCTGGCGACCGCGCTGGTCCTCTACACCGGCGCCAACACCCCTTTCACCGGCTTCCCGTTCCTGGCGAGTTTCGTCGCGCAGGACCGGTTCCTGCCGCGGGTCCTCACCCGGCGTGGACACCGGCTGGCCTTCTCCAACGGCATCGTCACCCTCTCCGCTCTCTCGCTGGCCCTGCTGCTCGTCACGGGCGCCAACGTGGACAAGCTCGTGGCGCTCTACGCGATCGGCGTGTTCACCGCCTTCACCATGGCCGGGGCCGGCCTCACCGCGTACCACATGCGCAGGAGCGAGCCTCTGCGCCGGGCGAAGATCACGGTCAACGCGCTCGCGGCGGCCGTCTCCGGCGCCGTCGTCCTGATCTTCGCCGTCACGAAGTTCACCGAGGGCGCCTGGCTGGTCGTCGTGGTCTTCCCGCTCGGCGTCTGGATGCTGATCCGCATCAACCGCGAGTACCGGCGCGAGGCGGCGGCCCTGGAACGGCTGCCCCCGGGCGCGGACCGGCCGCGTACGCGGCGCCATCAGGTGTTCGTCCTCGTCGAGACGCTGGACCTGGCCACGCTGAAGGCCCTGCGGTACGCGCACGAGCTGCGGCCCGACACCGTCCGGGCCGTGCACTTCGCCATCGACGAGGCGCACGCGCGCCGGCTGTCCGCCCTCTGGGCGTCGACGTCCGCGACCTCGGTCGACCTGGAAGTGGTGGCCTGCCCCGACCGCCGGCTGCGGCACGCGATGCGGGAACTGGCCGTCCGCACCACGCAGGACGGGGAGACGTCCCTGACGGTGCTCGTGCCACGGCGGCTGTACGCCAACGCCCTCGGCAAGCTCCTGCACCGGGGCACCGGCGAGAAGATGTCGAGGACGCTGGAGCAGCTGCCGCACGTCGCGGTGACGATCCTGCCGTTCAACGCGTCGCACGCCATGCGGGCCCTGGAGGCGCATCACCTGCCCGAGGTCGACTGA
- the rfbD gene encoding dTDP-4-dehydrorhamnose reductase — MTRWLVTGARGLLGRELLPALDRAGRPYVALGHEDLDVTDPRAVRAAMTAHRPGIVVNAAAYTDVDAAEAEPARALRVNGTGPRRLAGVCGEFGALLLHVSTDYVFSGEARTPYAEDARPDPLGAYGRSKLEGERAVLQLLPWTGYVARTAWLYGDGGRGFVSTLIRLEREREIVEVADGQCGQPTWSADAAGRLVALGLAALGGTAAPGVYHATNAGHCTRVELAREVFRLLGADPSRIRPVPAASFAAPAPRPRYSALGHARWEAAGLGAMRDWRAGLSAAWPALRAGVAVAGAG, encoded by the coding sequence GTGACCCGCTGGCTGGTCACGGGTGCGCGGGGTCTGCTCGGCCGGGAGCTGCTGCCGGCTCTCGACCGGGCGGGCCGGCCGTACGTCGCCCTGGGCCACGAGGACCTGGATGTGACGGACCCCCGGGCCGTGCGCGCGGCGATGACCGCGCACCGGCCGGGGATCGTGGTCAACGCCGCCGCCTACACGGACGTGGACGCGGCGGAGGCCGAGCCGGCCCGCGCCCTGCGGGTCAACGGCACGGGCCCGCGCCGGCTGGCCGGGGTGTGCGGGGAGTTCGGCGCGCTGCTGCTGCACGTCTCGACGGACTACGTGTTCTCCGGCGAGGCCCGCACGCCGTACGCCGAGGACGCCCGCCCGGACCCACTCGGCGCGTACGGCCGCTCCAAGCTGGAGGGCGAGCGCGCGGTCCTGCAACTCCTCCCGTGGACCGGTTACGTGGCGCGCACCGCCTGGCTGTACGGGGACGGCGGCCGGGGCTTCGTCTCCACGCTGATCCGCCTGGAGCGCGAGCGGGAGATCGTCGAGGTCGCGGACGGCCAGTGCGGCCAGCCCACCTGGAGCGCGGACGCGGCCGGCCGGCTGGTCGCGCTCGGCCTGGCGGCCCTGGGCGGCACGGCGGCCCCGGGTGTCTACCACGCGACGAACGCCGGCCACTGCACCCGCGTGGAGCTGGCCCGGGAGGTCTTCCGCCTCCTGGGCGCGGACCCGTCCCGTATCCGCCCGGTCCCGGCCGCGTCGTTCGCGGCGCCCGCGCCCCGGCCGCGGTACTCCGCGCTGGGTCACGCGCGGTGGGAGGCGGCGGGGCTGGGGGCGATGCGGGACTGGCGCGCGGGGCTGTCCGCGGCATGGCCGGCGCTGCGGGCGGGGGTCGCGGTCGCCGGCGCGGGGTGA
- the rfbB gene encoding dTDP-glucose 4,6-dehydratase, which produces MTDTRILVTGGAGFIGSHYVRTLLGPEGPGDVTVTVLDKLTYAGNPANLDEIRSNPRFSFVPGDICDRELVARVVAGHDQIVHFAAESHVDRSIQGAAEFITTNVLGTQTLLDAALRRPGGPARFLHVSTDEVYGSIDEGSWPETDPLRPNSPYAASKASSDLVALSYHRTHGLDVRVTRCSNNYGHHHFPEKVIPLFVTNLLDGHKVPLYGEGLNVRDWLHIDDHVQGLELVRTGGRPGEVYNIGGGTELSNKELTELLLELSGSTWQSVEHVADRLGHDLRYSVDCTKIREELGYRPRKDFTQGLRETFDWYRDNRAWWEPLKNKASL; this is translated from the coding sequence ATGACCGACACACGCATCCTCGTCACCGGCGGCGCCGGCTTCATCGGCTCGCACTACGTCCGTACGCTGCTGGGCCCGGAGGGCCCCGGCGACGTCACCGTGACCGTCCTCGACAAGCTCACCTACGCGGGCAACCCCGCCAACCTGGACGAGATCCGCAGCAACCCCCGCTTCTCCTTCGTCCCGGGCGACATCTGCGACCGCGAACTGGTCGCGCGGGTGGTGGCCGGGCACGACCAGATCGTGCACTTCGCCGCCGAGTCGCACGTCGACCGCTCCATCCAGGGCGCCGCGGAGTTCATCACGACCAACGTCCTGGGCACCCAGACGCTCCTGGACGCGGCGCTGCGCCGGCCGGGCGGCCCGGCCCGGTTCCTGCACGTGTCGACCGACGAGGTCTACGGATCGATCGACGAGGGCTCCTGGCCGGAGACGGACCCGCTGCGCCCCAACTCCCCGTACGCGGCCTCGAAGGCATCCTCCGACCTGGTCGCCCTGTCGTACCACCGCACCCACGGGCTCGACGTCCGGGTGACCCGCTGCTCCAACAATTACGGCCACCACCATTTCCCCGAGAAGGTCATCCCGCTGTTCGTCACCAACCTCCTGGACGGGCACAAGGTGCCGCTGTACGGCGAGGGGCTGAACGTGCGGGACTGGCTGCACATCGACGACCACGTCCAGGGCCTGGAGCTGGTGCGAACCGGTGGCCGTCCGGGCGAGGTCTACAACATCGGTGGTGGCACGGAGCTGAGCAACAAGGAGCTGACCGAACTGCTGCTGGAGCTGTCGGGCTCCACCTGGCAGAGCGTCGAGCACGTGGCCGACCGGCTCGGGCACGACCTGCGCTACTCGGTCGACTGCACCAAGATCCGCGAGGAGCTGGGCTACCGGCCGCGCAAGGACTTCACGCAGGGGCTGCGGGAGACCTTCGACTGGTACCGGGACAACCGCGCCTGGTGGGAGCCGCTGAAGAACAAGGCCTCCTTGTGA
- a CDS encoding glucose-1-phosphate thymidylyltransferase: protein MKALVLSGGAGTRLRPLTHTSAKQLVPVANKPVLFYGLEAIADAGIKQVGIIVGSTADEIREAVGDGSAFGIEVTYIPQEAPLGLAHAVLIAQDFLGDDDFVMYLGDNFIVGGITDLVDGFRADRPDAQILLTQVSDPKAFGVAELGPDGRVTGLEEKPQHPKSDLALVGVYLFTPAVHEAVRSIEPSWRGELEITHALQWLIDNGRDVRSTTISGYWKDTGNVTDMLEVNRSVLETSEQRIEGSVDADSEIIGRVQIEEGASVVGSRIVGPAVIGAGTVVTSSYVGPFTSVSRNCVISDSEIEFSIVLDDSSLNGVRRVEASIIGRNVVVTPAPRMPAAHRFVLGDHSKVQISS from the coding sequence ATGAAGGCTCTCGTACTCTCCGGCGGGGCCGGAACCCGCCTGCGCCCCCTCACCCACACATCCGCCAAGCAGTTGGTGCCCGTGGCCAACAAGCCGGTGCTCTTCTACGGTCTCGAAGCGATCGCGGACGCCGGTATCAAGCAGGTCGGCATCATCGTCGGGAGCACCGCCGACGAGATCAGGGAGGCCGTCGGCGACGGCTCCGCGTTCGGCATCGAGGTGACCTACATCCCGCAGGAGGCGCCGCTGGGCCTGGCCCACGCCGTGCTGATCGCGCAGGACTTCCTCGGCGACGACGACTTCGTCATGTACCTCGGCGACAACTTCATCGTCGGCGGCATCACGGACCTCGTCGACGGCTTCCGCGCCGACCGGCCCGACGCGCAGATCCTGCTCACCCAGGTCTCCGACCCCAAGGCGTTCGGCGTCGCCGAGCTGGGCCCCGACGGCCGGGTCACCGGCCTGGAAGAGAAGCCGCAGCACCCCAAGAGCGACCTCGCCCTGGTCGGCGTCTACCTCTTCACGCCCGCCGTCCACGAGGCCGTCCGCTCCATCGAGCCGTCCTGGCGCGGCGAGCTGGAGATCACCCACGCGCTCCAGTGGCTCATCGACAACGGCCGCGACGTGCGCTCCACCACGATCTCCGGCTACTGGAAGGACACCGGCAACGTCACCGACATGCTGGAGGTCAACCGGTCCGTCCTGGAGACCTCGGAGCAGCGCATCGAGGGCAGCGTCGACGCGGACAGCGAGATCATCGGCCGCGTCCAGATCGAGGAGGGGGCGTCCGTCGTCGGCTCCCGCATCGTGGGCCCGGCGGTCATCGGTGCCGGCACCGTCGTCACCTCCTCGTACGTCGGACCGTTCACGTCCGTCTCGCGCAACTGTGTGATCAGCGACAGCGAGATCGAGTTCTCCATCGTGCTGGACGACTCCTCGCTCAACGGGGTCCGGCGCGTGGAGGCGTCGATCATCGGGCGGAACGTCGTGGTGACGCCCGCCCCGCGGATGCCCGCGGCCCACCGTTTCGTCCTCGGCGACCACAGCAAGGTGCAGATCTCCTCATGA
- a CDS encoding ester cyclase, which yields MADHRALIQSFVDMINDHDISRMSEHTAAGHIDHNPVVEDGIEANTEFWKQIFAAFPDIRIAVHDVISDGDRVSGRFEYSGTHQGAFFGVEATGRTLTFQSIDIWRVENGLLAEHWDQLDMGGMFHQLGVDFYAMQGAGA from the coding sequence ATGGCAGACCACCGCGCACTCATCCAGTCCTTCGTCGACATGATCAACGATCACGACATCAGCCGGATGAGCGAGCACACCGCGGCCGGCCACATCGACCACAACCCCGTGGTCGAGGACGGCATCGAGGCCAACACCGAGTTCTGGAAGCAGATATTCGCCGCGTTCCCGGACATCAGGATCGCCGTGCACGACGTGATCTCGGACGGCGACCGTGTCTCCGGGCGCTTCGAGTACTCGGGCACCCACCAGGGCGCCTTCTTCGGCGTGGAGGCCACCGGCCGCACGCTGACGTTCCAGTCGATCGACATCTGGCGCGTGGAGAACGGCCTGCTGGCCGAGCACTGGGACCAGCTGGACATGGGCGGGATGTTCCACCAGCTCGGCGTCGACTTCTACGCCATGCAGGGCGCGGGCGCCTGA